One Carassius gibelio isolate Cgi1373 ecotype wild population from Czech Republic chromosome B18, carGib1.2-hapl.c, whole genome shotgun sequence DNA segment encodes these proteins:
- the bicd1a gene encoding protein bicaudal D homolog 1 isoform X4: MAADGGCGESVDHYRAEVERLTRELAEANREKIRAAECGLVVLEENQTLKQQYAELETEQEALKQELEQLQEAFGQAYTNQRKVAEDGETNEETLLQESASKEAYYMGRLVDLQTQLNVSSSVASNAQAEAERLNALVQELRENNEMLELQRNRMREEIREYKFRETRLLQDYTELEEENITLQKLVSTLKQNQVEYEGLKHEIKVLEEETVLLNSQLEDALRLKDISEGQLEEALDALKSEREQKNNLRKELAHHLSLTDSVYGASTHLAISVEGLKFAEEAATNGTSASGSSPNEERNRCNECNGHGPKMNGEYHRPGSRKGEVLHPVSDLFSELNLSEIQKLKQQLLQVEREKAVLLSNLQESQTQLQHTQGALTEQHKRVHRLTERFNAMKRLYSDKEFDTEESEKNDVPINGCCDYEADINGMELLECKYRVAMTEVIDLKAELKALKEKYNQSLENQSEESNHSEGKVQALEEQVKRLEKTCREGRERVSSLEVELRCASVMASESNGMLNTAQDELVTFSEELAQLYHHVCLCNNETPNRVMLDYYRQSRVTRSGSLKGPDDPRALLSPRLARRIAAANSSDVSKSPQDSPSKEPLGEGTKGEGGSPNKTPFGSPINGSSLSPSPVPETGDLRREPMNIYNLNAIIRDQIKHLQKAVDRSLQLSRQRAAARELAPILDKDKELCMEEILKLKSLLSTKREQIATLRVVLKANKQTAEGALANLKSKYENEKSMVTETMMKLRNELKALKEDAATFSSLRAMFATRCDEYVTQLDEMQRQLAAAEDEKKTLNSLLRMAIQQKLALTQRLEDLEFDHEQSHCGRGGKVPKIKSSPQKSLLDCQQPAASVPPTSPQLRRGRSSLGSPKVLLALQEDQMTAANSRLPCDPFQCLAHHSHLFEPKASCRWTLILTSPHRDRLRGRSPSVNHDLQPIRRSSLCVIPEVPARLLELDELFSEAYCERTNHHPEMD, from the exons GCATTTGGTCAGGCGTACACCAACCAACGTAAAGTCGCTGAGGATGGTGAGACAAACGAAGAGACGCTGCTGCAGGAATCTGCCTCCAAAGAGGCCTATTACATGGGACGTCTGGTGGACCTTCAAACCCAGCTCAATGTGAGCAGCTCTGTGGCCTCCAATGCCCAAGCAGAGGCCGAACGTCTCAATGCTCTAGTGCAGGAACTCAGAGAG AATAATGAGATGTTAGAACTACAGAGGAACAGGATGAGAGAGGAAATCAGAGAGTATAAGTTCAGAGAGACCAGACTGCTGCAGGACTACACTGAACTGGAGGAGGAGAACATCACCCTACAGAAGCTTGTGTCAACACTCAAACAGaatcag GTGGAATATGAGGGTCTAAAGCATGAAATCAAAGTGCTTGAGGAAGAGACAGTGCTGCTCAACAGCCAGCTGGAAGACGCTTTGCGTTTAAAAGACATTTCTGAAGGCCAGTTAGAAGAGGCGCTGGATGCTCTGAAAAGTGAGAGAGAGCAGAAGAACAATCTGAGAAAGGAGCTGGCCCATCATCTCAGCCTGACGGACAGTGTGTACGGAGCCAGCACTCACCTGGCCATCTCTGTGGAGGGTTTGAAGTTCGCAGAGGAGGCGGCGACCAATGGCACGTCTGCATCTGGGTCCAGCCCCAATGAGGAACGTAACCGCTGTAATGAGTGCAATGGGCATGGACCAAAGATGAATGGAGAATATCACCGACCGGGAAGCAGGAAGGGAGAGGTGCTGCACCCAGTGTCTGATCTCTTCAGCGAACTCAACCTGTCTGAGATACAGAAACTCAAACAACAGCTCCTACAG GTTGAGCGAGAGAAGGCTGTTCTACTTTCCAACCTGCAGGAGTCTCAAACTCAACTGCAGCACACGCAGGGTGCTTTAACTGAGCAGCACAAACGCGTTCACCGCCTTACTGAGCGCTTCAATGCTATGAAGCGCCTCTACAGTGACAAGGAGTTTGACACAGAGGAGTCTGAGAAGAACGACGTGCCCATTAACGGTTGCTGCGATTATGAAGCAGATATCAATGGAATGGAGCTTCTGGAGTGCAAATACAGAGTTGCCATGACTGAGGTCATTGACTTGAAGGCGGAGCTTAAGGCTTTGAAGGAAAAATATAACCAGTCTTTGGAGAACCAATCAGAAGAGAGCAACCACAGTGAGGGGAAGGTCCAGGCTCTCGAAGAGCAGGTGAAACGGTTGGAGAAAACCTGCCGTGAGGGCCGCGAGCGGGTTAGCAGTCTGGAAGTGGAGCTCCGGTGTGCTTCCGTTATGGCTAGTGAAAGTAACGGCATGCTGAACACAGCTCAGGATGAGCTGGTTACGTTTAGTGAAGAACTTGCTCAGCTCTACCACCACGTCTGCTTGTGCAACAATGAAACGCCGAACCGAGTCATGCTGGACTACTACCGTCAGAGCCGAGTTACACGTAGCGGCAGTCTCAAAGGTCCAGACGACCCAAGAGCACTGCTTTCTCCACGTTTAGCTCGCCGTATCGCAGCTGCTAACTCCTCAGATGTGTCCAAGAGTCCTCAAGACTCTCCTTCAAAGGAACCCCTTGGAGAAGGAACTAAAGGGGAAGGAGGAAGTCCCAATAAAACCCCCTTTGGTTCACCAATCAATGGTTCATCTCTCTCACCCTCCCCAGTTCCAGAAACAGGTGATCTCCGCCGGGAACCCATGAACATCTATAACCTCAACGCCATCATCCGTGACCAGATCAAGCACCTGCAGAAGGCTGTGGACCGTTCGCTGCAGCTCTCCAGGCAGAGGGCTGCGGCACGAGAGTTGGCACCCATCCTAGATAAGGACAAAGAGCTCTGCATGGAGGAGATCCTGAAACTCAAATCCCTCTTGAGCACCAAGAGAGAGCAGATCGCCACATTGCGTGTAGTCCTGAAAGCCAATAAACAG ACTGCCGAGGGGGCACTTGCGAACCTGAAGAGCAAATATGAAAATGAGAAATCCATGGTGACGGAGACAATGATGAAGCTTAGAAATGAACTGAAGGCCCTCAAAGAAGACGCAGCCACCTTTTCCTCACTAAGGGCAATGTTTGCCACAAG ATGCGATGAGTATGTAACTCAGCTGGATGAGATGCAGAGGCAGCTGGCTGCTGCAGAAGATGAAAAGAAGACTCTGAACTCCCTCCTGCGGATGGCAATTCAGCAGAAACTGGCCCTCACCCAACGCCTGGAAGACCTAGAGTTTGACCACGAGCAGTCGCATTGTGGCCGTGGAGGAAAAGTGCCAAAAATTAAGAGCAGCCCTCAAAAA TCTCTCTTAGATTGTCAGCAGCCTGCTGCCTCAGTACCGCCAACCTCCCCACAACTGAGGCGCG GTCGTTCGTCTCTTGGTAGTCCTAAAGTGTTGTTAGCTCTTCAAGAGGACCAGATGACTGCGGCCAACTCCAGACTTCCATGTGATCCTTTCCAATGTCTGGCCCATCATTCTCATCTTTTTGAGCCCAAAGCCTCCTGTCGTTGGACTCTAATATTGACCAGTCCTCACAGAGATAGATTAAGGGGGCGGAGCCCATCAGTCAACCATGACCTCCAGCCAATCAGACGCTCTTCTCTATGTGTGATCCCAGAGGTGCCCGCCCGCTTACTGGAATTGGATGAATTATTCAGTGAAGCTTATTGTGAACGCACTAATCATCATCCTGAAATGGACTGa
- the bicd1a gene encoding protein bicaudal D homolog 1 isoform X2, whose product MAADGGCGESVDHYRAEVERLTRELAEANREKIRAAECGLVVLEENQTLKQQYAELETEQEALKQELEQLQEAFGQAYTNQRKVAEDGETNEETLLQESASKEAYYMGRLVDLQTQLNVSSSVASNAQAEAERLNALVQELRENNEMLELQRNRMREEIREYKFRETRLLQDYTELEEENITLQKLVSTLKQNQVEYEGLKHEIKVLEEETVLLNSQLEDALRLKDISEGQLEEALDALKSEREQKNNLRKELAHHLSLTDSVYGASTHLAISVEGLKFAEEAATNGTSASGSSPNEERNRCNECNGHGPKMNGEYHRPGSRKGEVLHPVSDLFSELNLSEIQKLKQQLLQVEREKAVLLSNLQESQTQLQHTQGALTEQHKRVHRLTERFNAMKRLYSDKEFDTEESEKNDVPINGCCDYEADINGMELLECKYRVAMTEVIDLKAELKALKEKYNQSLENQSEESNHSEGKVQALEEQVKRLEKTCREGRERVSSLEVELRCASVMASESNGMLNTAQDELVTFSEELAQLYHHVCLCNNETPNRVMLDYYRQSRVTRSGSLKGPDDPRALLSPRLARRIAAANSSDVSKSPQDSPSKEPLGEGTKGEGGSPNKTPFGSPINGSSLSPSPVPETGDLRREPMNIYNLNAIIRDQIKHLQKAVDRSLQLSRQRAAARELAPILDKDKELCMEEILKLKSLLSTKREQIATLRVVLKANKQTAEGALANLKSKYENEKSMVTETMMKLRNELKALKEDAATFSSLRAMFATRCDEYVTQLDEMQRQLAAAEDEKKTLNSLLRMAIQQKLALTQRLEDLEFDHEQSHCGRGGKVPKIKSSPQKIVSSLLPQYRQPPHN is encoded by the exons GCATTTGGTCAGGCGTACACCAACCAACGTAAAGTCGCTGAGGATGGTGAGACAAACGAAGAGACGCTGCTGCAGGAATCTGCCTCCAAAGAGGCCTATTACATGGGACGTCTGGTGGACCTTCAAACCCAGCTCAATGTGAGCAGCTCTGTGGCCTCCAATGCCCAAGCAGAGGCCGAACGTCTCAATGCTCTAGTGCAGGAACTCAGAGAG AATAATGAGATGTTAGAACTACAGAGGAACAGGATGAGAGAGGAAATCAGAGAGTATAAGTTCAGAGAGACCAGACTGCTGCAGGACTACACTGAACTGGAGGAGGAGAACATCACCCTACAGAAGCTTGTGTCAACACTCAAACAGaatcag GTGGAATATGAGGGTCTAAAGCATGAAATCAAAGTGCTTGAGGAAGAGACAGTGCTGCTCAACAGCCAGCTGGAAGACGCTTTGCGTTTAAAAGACATTTCTGAAGGCCAGTTAGAAGAGGCGCTGGATGCTCTGAAAAGTGAGAGAGAGCAGAAGAACAATCTGAGAAAGGAGCTGGCCCATCATCTCAGCCTGACGGACAGTGTGTACGGAGCCAGCACTCACCTGGCCATCTCTGTGGAGGGTTTGAAGTTCGCAGAGGAGGCGGCGACCAATGGCACGTCTGCATCTGGGTCCAGCCCCAATGAGGAACGTAACCGCTGTAATGAGTGCAATGGGCATGGACCAAAGATGAATGGAGAATATCACCGACCGGGAAGCAGGAAGGGAGAGGTGCTGCACCCAGTGTCTGATCTCTTCAGCGAACTCAACCTGTCTGAGATACAGAAACTCAAACAACAGCTCCTACAG GTTGAGCGAGAGAAGGCTGTTCTACTTTCCAACCTGCAGGAGTCTCAAACTCAACTGCAGCACACGCAGGGTGCTTTAACTGAGCAGCACAAACGCGTTCACCGCCTTACTGAGCGCTTCAATGCTATGAAGCGCCTCTACAGTGACAAGGAGTTTGACACAGAGGAGTCTGAGAAGAACGACGTGCCCATTAACGGTTGCTGCGATTATGAAGCAGATATCAATGGAATGGAGCTTCTGGAGTGCAAATACAGAGTTGCCATGACTGAGGTCATTGACTTGAAGGCGGAGCTTAAGGCTTTGAAGGAAAAATATAACCAGTCTTTGGAGAACCAATCAGAAGAGAGCAACCACAGTGAGGGGAAGGTCCAGGCTCTCGAAGAGCAGGTGAAACGGTTGGAGAAAACCTGCCGTGAGGGCCGCGAGCGGGTTAGCAGTCTGGAAGTGGAGCTCCGGTGTGCTTCCGTTATGGCTAGTGAAAGTAACGGCATGCTGAACACAGCTCAGGATGAGCTGGTTACGTTTAGTGAAGAACTTGCTCAGCTCTACCACCACGTCTGCTTGTGCAACAATGAAACGCCGAACCGAGTCATGCTGGACTACTACCGTCAGAGCCGAGTTACACGTAGCGGCAGTCTCAAAGGTCCAGACGACCCAAGAGCACTGCTTTCTCCACGTTTAGCTCGCCGTATCGCAGCTGCTAACTCCTCAGATGTGTCCAAGAGTCCTCAAGACTCTCCTTCAAAGGAACCCCTTGGAGAAGGAACTAAAGGGGAAGGAGGAAGTCCCAATAAAACCCCCTTTGGTTCACCAATCAATGGTTCATCTCTCTCACCCTCCCCAGTTCCAGAAACAGGTGATCTCCGCCGGGAACCCATGAACATCTATAACCTCAACGCCATCATCCGTGACCAGATCAAGCACCTGCAGAAGGCTGTGGACCGTTCGCTGCAGCTCTCCAGGCAGAGGGCTGCGGCACGAGAGTTGGCACCCATCCTAGATAAGGACAAAGAGCTCTGCATGGAGGAGATCCTGAAACTCAAATCCCTCTTGAGCACCAAGAGAGAGCAGATCGCCACATTGCGTGTAGTCCTGAAAGCCAATAAACAG ACTGCCGAGGGGGCACTTGCGAACCTGAAGAGCAAATATGAAAATGAGAAATCCATGGTGACGGAGACAATGATGAAGCTTAGAAATGAACTGAAGGCCCTCAAAGAAGACGCAGCCACCTTTTCCTCACTAAGGGCAATGTTTGCCACAAG ATGCGATGAGTATGTAACTCAGCTGGATGAGATGCAGAGGCAGCTGGCTGCTGCAGAAGATGAAAAGAAGACTCTGAACTCCCTCCTGCGGATGGCAATTCAGCAGAAACTGGCCCTCACCCAACGCCTGGAAGACCTAGAGTTTGACCACGAGCAGTCGCATTGTGGCCGTGGAGGAAAAGTGCCAAAAATTAAGAGCAGCCCTCAAAAA ATTGTCAGCAGCCTGCTGCCTCAGTACCGCCAACCTCCCCACAACTGA
- the bicd1a gene encoding protein bicaudal D homolog 1 isoform X3 — protein MAADGGCGESVDHYRAEVERLTRELAEANREKIRAAECGLVVLEENQTLKQQYAELETEQEALKQELEQLQEAFGQAYTNQRKVAEDGETNEETLLQESASKEAYYMGRLVDLQTQLNVSSSVASNAQAEAERLNALVQELRENNEMLELQRNRMREEIREYKFRETRLLQDYTELEEENITLQKLVSTLKQNQVEYEGLKHEIKVLEEETVLLNSQLEDALRLKDISEGQLEEALDALKSEREQKNNLRKELAHHLSLTDSVYGASTHLAISVEGLKFAEEAATNGTSASGSSPNEERNRCNECNGHGPKMNGEYHRPGSRKGEVLHPVSDLFSELNLSEIQKLKQQLLQVEREKAVLLSNLQESQTQLQHTQGALTEQHKRVHRLTERFNAMKRLYSDKEFDTEESEKNDVPINGCCDYEADINGMELLECKYRVAMTEVIDLKAELKALKEKYNQSLENQSEESNHSEGKVQALEEQVKRLEKTCREGRERVSSLEVELRCASVMASESNGMLNTAQDELVTFSEELAQLYHHVCLCNNETPNRVMLDYYRQSRVTRSGSLKGPDDPRALLSPRLARRIAAANSSDVSKSPQDSPSKEPLGEGTKGEGGSPNKTPFGSPINGSSLSPSPVPETGDLRREPMNIYNLNAIIRDQIKHLQKAVDRSLQLSRQRAAARELAPILDKDKELCMEEILKLKSLLSTKREQIATLRVVLKANKQTAEGALANLKSKYENEKSMVTETMMKLRNELKALKEDAATFSSLRAMFATRCDEYVTQLDEMQRQLAAAEDEKKTLNSLLRMAIQQKLALTQRLEDLEFDHEQSHCGRGGKVPKIKSSPQKS, from the exons GCATTTGGTCAGGCGTACACCAACCAACGTAAAGTCGCTGAGGATGGTGAGACAAACGAAGAGACGCTGCTGCAGGAATCTGCCTCCAAAGAGGCCTATTACATGGGACGTCTGGTGGACCTTCAAACCCAGCTCAATGTGAGCAGCTCTGTGGCCTCCAATGCCCAAGCAGAGGCCGAACGTCTCAATGCTCTAGTGCAGGAACTCAGAGAG AATAATGAGATGTTAGAACTACAGAGGAACAGGATGAGAGAGGAAATCAGAGAGTATAAGTTCAGAGAGACCAGACTGCTGCAGGACTACACTGAACTGGAGGAGGAGAACATCACCCTACAGAAGCTTGTGTCAACACTCAAACAGaatcag GTGGAATATGAGGGTCTAAAGCATGAAATCAAAGTGCTTGAGGAAGAGACAGTGCTGCTCAACAGCCAGCTGGAAGACGCTTTGCGTTTAAAAGACATTTCTGAAGGCCAGTTAGAAGAGGCGCTGGATGCTCTGAAAAGTGAGAGAGAGCAGAAGAACAATCTGAGAAAGGAGCTGGCCCATCATCTCAGCCTGACGGACAGTGTGTACGGAGCCAGCACTCACCTGGCCATCTCTGTGGAGGGTTTGAAGTTCGCAGAGGAGGCGGCGACCAATGGCACGTCTGCATCTGGGTCCAGCCCCAATGAGGAACGTAACCGCTGTAATGAGTGCAATGGGCATGGACCAAAGATGAATGGAGAATATCACCGACCGGGAAGCAGGAAGGGAGAGGTGCTGCACCCAGTGTCTGATCTCTTCAGCGAACTCAACCTGTCTGAGATACAGAAACTCAAACAACAGCTCCTACAG GTTGAGCGAGAGAAGGCTGTTCTACTTTCCAACCTGCAGGAGTCTCAAACTCAACTGCAGCACACGCAGGGTGCTTTAACTGAGCAGCACAAACGCGTTCACCGCCTTACTGAGCGCTTCAATGCTATGAAGCGCCTCTACAGTGACAAGGAGTTTGACACAGAGGAGTCTGAGAAGAACGACGTGCCCATTAACGGTTGCTGCGATTATGAAGCAGATATCAATGGAATGGAGCTTCTGGAGTGCAAATACAGAGTTGCCATGACTGAGGTCATTGACTTGAAGGCGGAGCTTAAGGCTTTGAAGGAAAAATATAACCAGTCTTTGGAGAACCAATCAGAAGAGAGCAACCACAGTGAGGGGAAGGTCCAGGCTCTCGAAGAGCAGGTGAAACGGTTGGAGAAAACCTGCCGTGAGGGCCGCGAGCGGGTTAGCAGTCTGGAAGTGGAGCTCCGGTGTGCTTCCGTTATGGCTAGTGAAAGTAACGGCATGCTGAACACAGCTCAGGATGAGCTGGTTACGTTTAGTGAAGAACTTGCTCAGCTCTACCACCACGTCTGCTTGTGCAACAATGAAACGCCGAACCGAGTCATGCTGGACTACTACCGTCAGAGCCGAGTTACACGTAGCGGCAGTCTCAAAGGTCCAGACGACCCAAGAGCACTGCTTTCTCCACGTTTAGCTCGCCGTATCGCAGCTGCTAACTCCTCAGATGTGTCCAAGAGTCCTCAAGACTCTCCTTCAAAGGAACCCCTTGGAGAAGGAACTAAAGGGGAAGGAGGAAGTCCCAATAAAACCCCCTTTGGTTCACCAATCAATGGTTCATCTCTCTCACCCTCCCCAGTTCCAGAAACAGGTGATCTCCGCCGGGAACCCATGAACATCTATAACCTCAACGCCATCATCCGTGACCAGATCAAGCACCTGCAGAAGGCTGTGGACCGTTCGCTGCAGCTCTCCAGGCAGAGGGCTGCGGCACGAGAGTTGGCACCCATCCTAGATAAGGACAAAGAGCTCTGCATGGAGGAGATCCTGAAACTCAAATCCCTCTTGAGCACCAAGAGAGAGCAGATCGCCACATTGCGTGTAGTCCTGAAAGCCAATAAACAG ACTGCCGAGGGGGCACTTGCGAACCTGAAGAGCAAATATGAAAATGAGAAATCCATGGTGACGGAGACAATGATGAAGCTTAGAAATGAACTGAAGGCCCTCAAAGAAGACGCAGCCACCTTTTCCTCACTAAGGGCAATGTTTGCCACAAG ATGCGATGAGTATGTAACTCAGCTGGATGAGATGCAGAGGCAGCTGGCTGCTGCAGAAGATGAAAAGAAGACTCTGAACTCCCTCCTGCGGATGGCAATTCAGCAGAAACTGGCCCTCACCCAACGCCTGGAAGACCTAGAGTTTGACCACGAGCAGTCGCATTGTGGCCGTGGAGGAAAAGTGCCAAAAATTAAGAGCAGCCCTCAAAAA TCCTAA
- the bicd1a gene encoding protein bicaudal D homolog 1 isoform X1, giving the protein MAADGGCGESVDHYRAEVERLTRELAEANREKIRAAECGLVVLEENQTLKQQYAELETEQEALKQELEQLQEAFGQAYTNQRKVAEDGETNEETLLQESASKEAYYMGRLVDLQTQLNVSSSVASNAQAEAERLNALVQELRENNEMLELQRNRMREEIREYKFRETRLLQDYTELEEENITLQKLVSTLKQNQVEYEGLKHEIKVLEEETVLLNSQLEDALRLKDISEGQLEEALDALKSEREQKNNLRKELAHHLSLTDSVYGASTHLAISVEGLKFAEEAATNGTSASGSSPNEERNRCNECNGHGPKMNGEYHRPGSRKGEVLHPVSDLFSELNLSEIQKLKQQLLQVEREKAVLLSNLQESQTQLQHTQGALTEQHKRVHRLTERFNAMKRLYSDKEFDTEESEKNDVPINGCCDYEADINGMELLECKYRVAMTEVIDLKAELKALKEKYNQSLENQSEESNHSEGKVQALEEQVKRLEKTCREGRERVSSLEVELRCASVMASESNGMLNTAQDELVTFSEELAQLYHHVCLCNNETPNRVMLDYYRQSRVTRSGSLKGPDDPRALLSPRLARRIAAANSSDVSKSPQDSPSKEPLGEGTKGEGGSPNKTPFGSPINGSSLSPSPVPETGDLRREPMNIYNLNAIIRDQIKHLQKAVDRSLQLSRQRAAARELAPILDKDKELCMEEILKLKSLLSTKREQIATLRVVLKANKQTAEGALANLKSKYENEKSMVTETMMKLRNELKALKEDAATFSSLRAMFATRCDEYVTQLDEMQRQLAAAEDEKKTLNSLLRMAIQQKLALTQRLEDLEFDHEQSHCGRGGKVPKIKSSPQKSLLDCQQPAASVPPTSPQLRRGSEGIHGPQS; this is encoded by the exons GCATTTGGTCAGGCGTACACCAACCAACGTAAAGTCGCTGAGGATGGTGAGACAAACGAAGAGACGCTGCTGCAGGAATCTGCCTCCAAAGAGGCCTATTACATGGGACGTCTGGTGGACCTTCAAACCCAGCTCAATGTGAGCAGCTCTGTGGCCTCCAATGCCCAAGCAGAGGCCGAACGTCTCAATGCTCTAGTGCAGGAACTCAGAGAG AATAATGAGATGTTAGAACTACAGAGGAACAGGATGAGAGAGGAAATCAGAGAGTATAAGTTCAGAGAGACCAGACTGCTGCAGGACTACACTGAACTGGAGGAGGAGAACATCACCCTACAGAAGCTTGTGTCAACACTCAAACAGaatcag GTGGAATATGAGGGTCTAAAGCATGAAATCAAAGTGCTTGAGGAAGAGACAGTGCTGCTCAACAGCCAGCTGGAAGACGCTTTGCGTTTAAAAGACATTTCTGAAGGCCAGTTAGAAGAGGCGCTGGATGCTCTGAAAAGTGAGAGAGAGCAGAAGAACAATCTGAGAAAGGAGCTGGCCCATCATCTCAGCCTGACGGACAGTGTGTACGGAGCCAGCACTCACCTGGCCATCTCTGTGGAGGGTTTGAAGTTCGCAGAGGAGGCGGCGACCAATGGCACGTCTGCATCTGGGTCCAGCCCCAATGAGGAACGTAACCGCTGTAATGAGTGCAATGGGCATGGACCAAAGATGAATGGAGAATATCACCGACCGGGAAGCAGGAAGGGAGAGGTGCTGCACCCAGTGTCTGATCTCTTCAGCGAACTCAACCTGTCTGAGATACAGAAACTCAAACAACAGCTCCTACAG GTTGAGCGAGAGAAGGCTGTTCTACTTTCCAACCTGCAGGAGTCTCAAACTCAACTGCAGCACACGCAGGGTGCTTTAACTGAGCAGCACAAACGCGTTCACCGCCTTACTGAGCGCTTCAATGCTATGAAGCGCCTCTACAGTGACAAGGAGTTTGACACAGAGGAGTCTGAGAAGAACGACGTGCCCATTAACGGTTGCTGCGATTATGAAGCAGATATCAATGGAATGGAGCTTCTGGAGTGCAAATACAGAGTTGCCATGACTGAGGTCATTGACTTGAAGGCGGAGCTTAAGGCTTTGAAGGAAAAATATAACCAGTCTTTGGAGAACCAATCAGAAGAGAGCAACCACAGTGAGGGGAAGGTCCAGGCTCTCGAAGAGCAGGTGAAACGGTTGGAGAAAACCTGCCGTGAGGGCCGCGAGCGGGTTAGCAGTCTGGAAGTGGAGCTCCGGTGTGCTTCCGTTATGGCTAGTGAAAGTAACGGCATGCTGAACACAGCTCAGGATGAGCTGGTTACGTTTAGTGAAGAACTTGCTCAGCTCTACCACCACGTCTGCTTGTGCAACAATGAAACGCCGAACCGAGTCATGCTGGACTACTACCGTCAGAGCCGAGTTACACGTAGCGGCAGTCTCAAAGGTCCAGACGACCCAAGAGCACTGCTTTCTCCACGTTTAGCTCGCCGTATCGCAGCTGCTAACTCCTCAGATGTGTCCAAGAGTCCTCAAGACTCTCCTTCAAAGGAACCCCTTGGAGAAGGAACTAAAGGGGAAGGAGGAAGTCCCAATAAAACCCCCTTTGGTTCACCAATCAATGGTTCATCTCTCTCACCCTCCCCAGTTCCAGAAACAGGTGATCTCCGCCGGGAACCCATGAACATCTATAACCTCAACGCCATCATCCGTGACCAGATCAAGCACCTGCAGAAGGCTGTGGACCGTTCGCTGCAGCTCTCCAGGCAGAGGGCTGCGGCACGAGAGTTGGCACCCATCCTAGATAAGGACAAAGAGCTCTGCATGGAGGAGATCCTGAAACTCAAATCCCTCTTGAGCACCAAGAGAGAGCAGATCGCCACATTGCGTGTAGTCCTGAAAGCCAATAAACAG ACTGCCGAGGGGGCACTTGCGAACCTGAAGAGCAAATATGAAAATGAGAAATCCATGGTGACGGAGACAATGATGAAGCTTAGAAATGAACTGAAGGCCCTCAAAGAAGACGCAGCCACCTTTTCCTCACTAAGGGCAATGTTTGCCACAAG ATGCGATGAGTATGTAACTCAGCTGGATGAGATGCAGAGGCAGCTGGCTGCTGCAGAAGATGAAAAGAAGACTCTGAACTCCCTCCTGCGGATGGCAATTCAGCAGAAACTGGCCCTCACCCAACGCCTGGAAGACCTAGAGTTTGACCACGAGCAGTCGCATTGTGGCCGTGGAGGAAAAGTGCCAAAAATTAAGAGCAGCCCTCAAAAA TCTCTCTTAGATTGTCAGCAGCCTGCTGCCTCAGTACCGCCAACCTCCCCACAACTGAGGCGCGGGAGTGAAGGCATCCACGGGCCACAG TCCTAA